From Lycium ferocissimum isolate CSIRO_LF1 chromosome 12, AGI_CSIRO_Lferr_CH_V1, whole genome shotgun sequence, one genomic window encodes:
- the LOC132040810 gene encoding uncharacterized protein LOC132040810, giving the protein MFFSKIDEIHHAVVRREIRKIATLLPHHLHLSGFYEKKKGIDWINHPSYKGKQQTDDFDVMYVNDLPQQASGSMDCGVYVAAFAEYFCSGRGVPSEIDAELLRNRYGALLWEYGWQKADLNAFSDNELPPRLVRPAIDYNAVDTVVVN; this is encoded by the exons ATGTTCTTCTCCAAAATTGACGAAATTCATC ATGCTGTTGTTAGAAGAGAAATACGCAAGATAGCTACCCTATTGCCACATCATCTACATTTGTCTGGATTTtacgagaaaaaaaaaggcatcGATTGGATTAACCACCCATCATACAAGGGCAAACAACAGACTGATGACTTTGATGTCATGTATGTGAACGACTTGCCACAACAAGCCTCTGGTAGCAT ggattgtggtgtgtatgttgccGCATTTGCTGAATACTTTTGTTCTGGACGAGGCGTTCCATCTGAAATTGACGCAGAATTACTACGTAATAGATACGGGGCATTACTATGGGAATACGGATGGCAAAAGGCTGATTTGAATGCCTTCAGTGACAATGAACTGCCGCCAAGACTAGTTAGGCCTGCAATAGATTACAACGCGGTCGACACAGTAGTTGTTAATTAG